Proteins from one Amycolatopsis benzoatilytica AK 16/65 genomic window:
- a CDS encoding indolepyruvate ferredoxin oxidoreductase family protein codes for MSAFTLEDRYVREAGTVYLTGVQALVRVLLDRIRLDRAAGADPAAFVSGYQGSPLGGFDLELARRAKLLAEHGIVHQPGVNEELGATAVMGSQLAARAGTMRPDGVVGMWYGKAPGLDRATDALRHANLAGTDPRGGAVALVGDDPNAKSSTIPCASEHALADLAMPVFFPADSQDVLDHGRHAVELSRASGLWSSMKIVANVADAGGTAVVGSPWRAPELPEGAYRHQPNSRLLGPELVTLEHSLHRVRLPLAMEYVRASGVNRIVRSAPGDRIGIVTAGKSYLDLRQALRLLGLDESALSRYGIRLLKLGVIYPVEPTIVKEFAEGLDEILVVEEKRALVEPAIKEILYGRANAPRVHGKSGPDGQVLFTELGELDPDRIAGGLAKRLSGAEPVAAWRQRRRRERISVPLLARTPYFCSGCPHNSSTKVPEGTLVGAGIGCHTMALFMEPEQVGEVVGLTQMGGEGAQWIGMAPFVETPHLMQNIGDGTFMHSGSLAVRAAVAAGVDITYKLLYNSAVAMTGGQDAVGGLSVEKVAALLLTEGAAKVVITSDAPRRLRKRALPRGVEVRDRSELLRTQEELAAHRGVTVLIHEQECAAEKRRKRRRGKQETPARKVFVNERVCEGCGDCGVKSNCLSVQPVDTEFGRKTQIHQASCNVDYSCLDGDCPSFLTVVPTGEVRRRHLAPLAADALPEPVRTPRDVAVRITGIGGTGVVTVAQILGVAGVLDGKEVRTLDQIGLAQKGGAVVSDVKITAGAVEQAPKLANGECDLYLACDALVAADPAYLSVTDPARTVAVVSTSEVPTGRMVVDKEVSYPDQTSIRAALGDATESGHYLDARGLAEQIFGDDQFANILQLGAAYQTGMLSVTAESLERAIEINGTAVETNVQAFRRGRQLVADPEALQAELAPEAASAPAPVDAAAVARVRSLVRADGELARLLDIRVPDLIAYQDERYARQYAEFVERIRVRASAPVAEAVARNLFKLMAYKDEYEVARLSLDPRLTAEIEAQFGVGTRFAHRLHPPVLRALGMNRKISLGSRGFRPAFAALRAMRKLRGTRFDPFGRAEVRKVERALVGEYRQTIERALDVAGPDDARLVELAGLPDAVRGYEEIKLANVAAYRKRQEELLKELATPDSVEVARA; via the coding sequence ATGAGCGCCTTCACGTTGGAAGACCGGTACGTTCGCGAAGCGGGCACGGTCTACCTGACCGGGGTGCAGGCGCTGGTGCGCGTGCTGCTGGACCGGATCCGGCTGGACCGGGCCGCAGGTGCGGACCCGGCGGCGTTCGTCTCCGGATACCAGGGGTCGCCGCTCGGCGGGTTCGACCTGGAGCTGGCGCGCCGGGCGAAACTGCTGGCCGAGCACGGGATCGTGCACCAGCCGGGGGTGAACGAGGAACTCGGCGCGACCGCGGTGATGGGCAGCCAGCTGGCCGCCCGGGCGGGCACCATGCGCCCGGACGGCGTGGTCGGCATGTGGTACGGCAAGGCACCCGGGCTGGACCGCGCCACCGACGCGCTGCGGCACGCGAACCTGGCCGGCACCGACCCGCGCGGCGGGGCGGTCGCGCTGGTCGGCGACGACCCGAACGCGAAGTCCTCCACCATTCCGTGCGCGTCCGAGCACGCGCTGGCCGACCTGGCGATGCCGGTGTTCTTCCCGGCCGATTCGCAGGATGTGCTCGACCACGGCCGGCACGCGGTCGAGCTGTCCCGGGCGAGCGGGCTGTGGTCGTCGATGAAGATCGTCGCGAACGTCGCCGACGCCGGCGGCACCGCGGTGGTCGGTTCGCCATGGCGGGCGCCGGAGCTGCCCGAAGGCGCCTACCGGCACCAGCCGAACAGCCGCCTGCTCGGCCCGGAGCTGGTCACGCTGGAGCACAGCCTGCACCGCGTCCGGCTGCCGCTCGCGATGGAGTACGTGCGGGCCAGCGGCGTCAACCGGATCGTGCGGTCCGCGCCCGGCGACCGGATCGGCATCGTCACCGCCGGCAAGTCCTATTTGGACCTCCGGCAGGCGCTGCGGTTGCTCGGCCTGGACGAGTCCGCGTTGTCCCGCTACGGGATCCGGCTGCTGAAGCTCGGCGTGATCTACCCGGTGGAGCCGACGATCGTCAAGGAGTTCGCCGAGGGGCTCGACGAAATCCTGGTCGTCGAAGAGAAGCGTGCGCTGGTGGAACCGGCGATCAAGGAAATCCTGTACGGCCGCGCCAACGCGCCGCGAGTGCACGGCAAGTCCGGGCCGGACGGGCAGGTGCTGTTCACCGAACTCGGCGAGCTCGACCCGGACCGGATCGCCGGCGGGCTGGCCAAGCGCCTGTCCGGCGCCGAACCCGTCGCGGCTTGGCGGCAGCGTCGCCGGCGTGAGCGGATTTCGGTGCCGTTGCTGGCCCGTACGCCGTATTTCTGCTCCGGCTGTCCGCACAACTCGTCCACGAAGGTCCCGGAAGGCACCTTGGTCGGCGCCGGAATCGGTTGCCACACCATGGCTCTGTTCATGGAACCGGAGCAGGTCGGCGAGGTCGTCGGGCTGACCCAGATGGGCGGGGAAGGCGCGCAGTGGATCGGCATGGCGCCCTTCGTCGAGACCCCGCATCTGATGCAGAACATCGGCGACGGAACGTTCATGCACTCCGGCAGCCTCGCCGTGCGCGCGGCGGTCGCGGCGGGCGTCGACATCACGTACAAGCTGCTCTACAACTCCGCGGTCGCGATGACCGGCGGGCAGGACGCGGTCGGCGGGCTGTCGGTGGAGAAGGTCGCGGCGTTGCTGCTGACCGAAGGCGCGGCGAAGGTCGTCATCACCTCGGACGCGCCGCGCCGGTTGCGCAAGCGCGCGCTGCCGCGCGGCGTCGAGGTGCGGGACCGGTCGGAACTTCTTCGTACGCAGGAGGAATTGGCTGCCCACCGCGGGGTGACGGTGCTGATCCACGAGCAGGAGTGCGCGGCGGAGAAGCGGCGCAAGCGGCGTCGGGGCAAGCAGGAAACCCCAGCGCGCAAGGTGTTCGTGAACGAGCGCGTCTGCGAGGGCTGCGGCGACTGCGGCGTGAAGTCGAATTGTCTTTCGGTGCAGCCGGTCGACACCGAGTTCGGCCGGAAAACCCAGATCCACCAAGCGTCCTGCAACGTCGACTACTCGTGCCTCGACGGCGACTGCCCGTCGTTCCTGACCGTGGTGCCGACCGGCGAGGTCCGGCGGCGCCACCTCGCCCCGCTGGCCGCCGACGCGCTGCCGGAACCGGTGCGGACCCCGCGCGACGTCGCGGTGCGGATCACCGGCATCGGCGGCACCGGCGTGGTCACCGTCGCGCAGATCCTCGGCGTGGCAGGCGTTCTCGACGGCAAGGAGGTCCGCACTCTGGACCAGATCGGCCTCGCGCAGAAGGGCGGCGCGGTCGTCTCGGACGTCAAGATCACTGCTGGCGCGGTCGAGCAGGCCCCGAAGCTCGCCAACGGCGAATGCGATCTCTACCTGGCGTGCGACGCGCTGGTCGCGGCCGACCCGGCGTATTTGAGCGTGACCGATCCCGCCCGCACCGTCGCGGTGGTCTCCACCTCGGAGGTGCCGACCGGGCGGATGGTCGTGGACAAGGAAGTCTCCTACCCGGACCAGACGAGCATCCGCGCCGCGCTCGGCGACGCCACCGAGTCCGGGCACTACCTGGACGCGCGGGGCCTTGCCGAGCAAATCTTCGGCGACGACCAGTTCGCGAACATTCTCCAGCTCGGCGCGGCGTACCAGACCGGCATGCTGTCGGTGACCGCGGAGAGCCTGGAACGCGCCATCGAGATCAACGGCACCGCGGTGGAGACGAACGTCCAGGCGTTCCGCCGCGGCCGTCAGCTGGTCGCGGACCCGGAGGCGCTGCAAGCCGAACTCGCCCCGGAAGCCGCGTCCGCACCGGCCCCGGTGGACGCGGCGGCGGTCGCCCGGGTGCGTTCGCTGGTGCGGGCGGACGGCGAACTCGCCCGGCTGCTCGACATCCGCGTCCCGGACCTGATCGCCTACCAGGACGAGCGGTACGCCCGGCAGTACGCGGAGTTCGTCGAGCGGATCCGCGTCCGCGCCAGCGCGCCGGTCGCCGAGGCGGTCGCGCGGAACCTGTTCAAGCTGATGGCCTACAAGGACGAGTACGAGGTCGCCCGGCTGTCGCTGGATCCGCGGCTGACCGCGGAGATCGAAGCCCAGTTCGGCGTCGGCACCCGGTTCGCGCACCGGTTGCACCCGCCGGTGCTGCGCGCGCTGGGCATGAACCGCAAGATCAGCCTCGGCAGCCGCGGCTTCCGGCCTGCGTTCGCGGCTCTGCGGGCCATGCGCAAGCTGCGCGGCACCCGGTTCGACCCGTTCGGCAGGGCCGAGGTCCGCAAGGTCGAGCGGGCGCTGGTCGGCGAGTACCGGCAGACGATCGAGCGGGCGCTGGACGTCGCCGGTCCGGACGACGCGCGGCTGGTCGAGCTGGCCGGGCTGCCGGACGCGGTGCGCGGATACGAGGAGATCAAGCTCGCCAACGTCGCGGCCTACCGGAAGCGGCAGGAAGAGCTGCTCAAGGAGCTTGCGACGCCGGATTCCGTGGAGGTCGCCCGGGCCTGA
- a CDS encoding Lrp/AsnC family transcriptional regulator, producing the protein MAEELLDATDYEIIALLREDARRTFSDIATQVSLSTAAVKRRVDRLREKGVITGFTVQIDHAKLGWGIEAFAQLRFFGSTNVAEIVETTTRIPEAQAVFTIAGDPDAVVWLRSRDMAHLQRTIDELRRSHRITSTRTLIVLDSWVRGEDRPAPE; encoded by the coding sequence ATGGCCGAAGAACTGCTGGACGCGACGGACTACGAGATCATCGCGCTGCTGCGCGAGGACGCGCGCCGCACGTTCTCGGACATCGCCACGCAGGTGTCGCTGTCCACCGCGGCGGTGAAGCGGCGAGTGGACCGGCTCCGCGAGAAGGGCGTGATCACCGGCTTCACGGTGCAGATCGACCACGCGAAACTCGGCTGGGGCATCGAGGCGTTCGCGCAGCTGCGGTTCTTCGGCAGCACCAACGTCGCGGAGATCGTGGAGACCACCACCCGGATCCCGGAGGCGCAGGCGGTGTTCACCATCGCCGGCGACCCGGACGCGGTGGTGTGGCTGCGCAGCCGCGACATGGCGCATTTGCAGCGGACCATCGACGAGCTGCGGCGCAGCCACCGGATCACCAGCACACGCACGCTGATCGTGCTCGACTCGTGGGTGCGCGGGGAGGACCGGCCCGCGCCGGAATGA
- a CDS encoding acetate uptake transporter yields MTEPAAHPTSTAPGIADPGPLGLAGFAATTFVLSTVNAGLVPKSIEPVVLPLALFYGGLAQLLAGMWEFRKNNTFGATAFGTYGAFWLAFAFYVWQFAPKIPAADAATATGMFLLVFTIFTGYMTIAALRTNAVLVGVFVLLFLTFLFLTIAELGGAASMGKVGGWLGLVTAVLAWYGSFAVVTNTTAGRTLLPIGPIRKA; encoded by the coding sequence ATGACTGAACCGGCCGCCCATCCGACCTCAACCGCCCCGGGGATCGCGGATCCCGGCCCACTCGGGCTGGCCGGATTCGCCGCCACCACGTTCGTGCTCAGCACCGTCAACGCCGGTCTGGTGCCGAAGTCCATCGAACCAGTGGTGCTGCCGCTAGCGCTGTTCTACGGCGGGCTCGCCCAGCTGCTCGCCGGGATGTGGGAATTCCGCAAGAACAACACTTTCGGCGCCACCGCGTTCGGCACCTACGGAGCGTTCTGGCTGGCGTTCGCCTTCTACGTCTGGCAGTTCGCGCCCAAGATCCCGGCCGCCGACGCGGCGACCGCGACCGGCATGTTCCTGCTGGTCTTCACGATCTTCACCGGCTACATGACGATCGCGGCGCTGCGCACGAACGCGGTGCTGGTCGGGGTGTTCGTGCTGCTGTTCCTGACCTTCCTGTTCCTCACCATCGCCGAACTGGGCGGAGCGGCGAGCATGGGCAAGGTCGGCGGCTGGCTGGGGCTCGTCACCGCCGTACTCGCCTGGTATGGCTCGTTCGCCGTGGTCACGAACACCACCGCGGGCCGCACTCTGCTGCCAATCGGGCCGATTCGCAAGGCCTGA